A single genomic interval of Picosynechococcus sp. PCC 7003 harbors:
- a CDS encoding NB-ARC domain-containing protein, with protein sequence MTNLTLLQLCIWLSHKHGDPLDGLRQELLLRALEGYKLKDIQIDGYSHSYVKRVIAPDLWKRLGRYCNQRVGIRSLQLALTTKYEQLSEQEKAAVDKIVPNGMATATEPQVPAPTLPQYQGIPRNKNRFYNQESTLRTLGQQLQQRGISLIFVLGGGGLGKTTLVSEVLRHHPPLQENTLWCNLSDRLMFDQNWALIQQEWALEDHPDGAIAQLQDYLQQQPKILVFDHWELLFTTACLSGNYQPQHTMYVEFLEAIAHQTLAGTVVIISRENSPSIEALATDNPKVTLITVEGLSNLVAQQILQEYNLQDQELWADLVETYRGNPLKLRLIATGIQEWYGGSVMQFQNQETIIGGNTLRDILYSLTCRISNSEQEVLYWLMLWGKSITLEQLQANYHLEMSFASEVWDAVRSLDRRFLLDKKENHQPYFGLQPSIQRYLAQEFTRECCQEIIQAIATLPQTNFNHLKRYPLMPNGADPNILASPVICPILKGLQNRYRDFSQIQANLRRLLHNIPPATPLRHDYSQANLTLLYETLTTYFL encoded by the coding sequence ATGACCAACCTCACGCTCCTTCAGCTTTGTATTTGGCTCAGTCACAAACATGGAGACCCCCTGGATGGACTGCGCCAAGAGCTATTGCTGCGGGCGTTGGAAGGGTACAAATTAAAAGATATTCAGATCGATGGCTATTCCCACAGCTATGTCAAACGAGTCATTGCTCCAGATCTCTGGAAACGCCTCGGACGTTATTGTAACCAACGGGTGGGGATTCGTTCACTCCAGTTGGCTTTGACTACTAAATATGAGCAGCTCTCGGAGCAAGAAAAGGCAGCGGTCGATAAAATCGTCCCCAACGGCATGGCCACGGCCACAGAACCCCAAGTGCCAGCGCCAACGCTACCCCAGTACCAAGGTATTCCCAGAAACAAAAATCGTTTTTATAACCAAGAGTCAACCCTGCGTACCCTGGGGCAACAACTCCAACAACGGGGTATTTCGTTAATCTTTGTGCTAGGCGGTGGCGGCCTAGGCAAGACCACCCTGGTTAGTGAAGTGCTCCGGCACCACCCACCCCTCCAGGAAAATACCCTTTGGTGCAACCTTAGCGATCGCCTCATGTTTGATCAAAATTGGGCTTTGATTCAGCAGGAATGGGCCTTAGAAGACCACCCCGACGGGGCGATCGCCCAACTCCAGGATTATTTGCAGCAGCAGCCGAAGATCTTAGTCTTTGATCACTGGGAACTGCTCTTTACCACCGCTTGTCTATCGGGGAACTATCAACCACAACATACAATGTATGTGGAATTTTTAGAGGCGATCGCCCACCAGACCCTAGCGGGTACTGTCGTCATTATTTCCAGGGAAAATTCCCCGTCCATCGAAGCCTTGGCCACAGACAACCCCAAGGTCACCCTGATTACCGTCGAAGGCCTTAGTAATTTAGTGGCCCAGCAGATTCTCCAGGAATACAACCTCCAAGATCAAGAACTGTGGGCTGATTTGGTCGAGACCTATCGTGGCAACCCCCTCAAGCTCCGGTTAATCGCCACGGGAATTCAAGAATGGTACGGCGGTTCTGTGATGCAATTTCAAAATCAAGAAACGATTATCGGTGGCAATACCCTACGGGATATTCTCTACAGTCTCACCTGTCGCATTAGCAACTCCGAACAGGAAGTGCTCTACTGGCTGATGTTGTGGGGCAAGTCCATTACCCTCGAACAACTGCAAGCCAACTACCATTTAGAAATGTCCTTCGCCAGTGAAGTTTGGGATGCGGTGCGCTCCCTTGATCGACGCTTCCTCCTAGATAAAAAAGAAAATCATCAGCCCTACTTTGGCCTGCAACCTTCGATCCAGCGTTACCTCGCCCAGGAATTTACCCGGGAATGTTGCCAAGAAATTATCCAGGCGATCGCCACCCTCCCCCAAACCAATTTTAATCACCTCAAACGTTACCCCCTCATGCCCAACGGAGCCGATCCGAATATCCTGGCTTCACCTGTCATTTGTCCAATTCTGAAGGGACTTCAAAACCGTTACCGGGATTTTTCTCAAATCCAAGCAAATTTGCGGCGACTGCTCCACAATATTCCCCCTGCCACTCCCCTCCGGCATGACTATAGCCAAGCCAATCTCACTCTCCTATATGAAACTTTGACGACCTATTTTCTCTAG
- the glpX gene encoding class II fructose-bisphosphatase yields MESTLGLEIIEVVEQAAIASAKWMGMGEKDTADQVAVEAMRERMNQIHMRGRIVIGEGERDDAPMLYIGEEVGICTREDAKAYCNPDELIEIDIAVDPCEGTNLVANGQPGSMAVLAISEKGGLFHAPDYYMKKLAAPPAAKGKVDIRKSATENIKILSECLGRDPQELVIVVMDRPRHKDLIKEIRATGARVRLISDGDVSAAICAAFAGTNIHALMGIGAAPEGVISAAAMRCLGGHFQGQLIYDPADVNTPESAGWSREENIERLKSMGVTDPDKVYEAEELASGETVLFAACGITPGTLMEGVRLFHGGARTQSLVISSQSMTARFVDTIHMWDNPQTIQL; encoded by the coding sequence GTGGAAAGCACCCTCGGTTTAGAAATTATTGAAGTTGTCGAACAAGCGGCGATCGCCTCTGCCAAGTGGATGGGCATGGGCGAAAAAGATACCGCCGACCAAGTGGCCGTCGAAGCCATGCGCGAACGCATGAATCAAATTCATATGCGCGGTCGCATCGTCATCGGTGAAGGGGAGCGGGACGATGCCCCCATGCTTTACATCGGTGAAGAAGTCGGGATTTGCACCCGTGAAGATGCAAAAGCCTATTGCAACCCCGATGAACTGATCGAAATTGACATTGCCGTTGACCCCTGTGAAGGCACCAACCTCGTCGCCAACGGTCAACCCGGTTCCATGGCAGTGCTCGCCATTTCCGAAAAAGGCGGTCTGTTCCATGCCCCTGACTATTACATGAAAAAATTGGCCGCGCCCCCAGCCGCCAAAGGGAAAGTTGACATCCGCAAGTCTGCCACCGAAAACATCAAGATTTTGTCTGAATGCCTCGGTCGCGATCCCCAAGAACTCGTGATCGTTGTAATGGATCGCCCCCGCCACAAAGATCTAATCAAGGAAATCCGTGCCACTGGTGCCCGGGTTCGTTTGATTAGTGATGGTGACGTATCTGCGGCAATTTGTGCTGCTTTTGCTGGTACCAACATCCATGCGCTGATGGGGATTGGTGCGGCTCCTGAAGGTGTCATTAGTGCTGCAGCAATGCGTTGCCTCGGTGGCCACTTCCAAGGGCAACTGATCTACGATCCCGCCGATGTAAACACCCCCGAAAGTGCTGGCTGGAGCCGTGAAGAAAATATCGAGCGTCTTAAGTCCATGGGCGTTACTGATCCTGACAAAGTTTACGAAGCAGAAGAACTCGCTTCTGGCGAAACGGTTCTGTTTGCGGCCTGTGGGATTACCCCCGGTACTTTGATGGAAGGGGTTCGCCTGTTCCACGGTGGTGCTCGTACCCAGTCTCTGGTTATCTCTAGCCAATCCATGACTGCCCGCTTCGTCGACACCATTCACATGTGGGATAACCCCCAAACAATCCAACTCTAA
- the psbP gene encoding photosystem II reaction center PsbP, with the protein MRQNRWKKAIASLLIVISCTLAACGGVGSLQGYSNGTYGYQFLYPNGWIPVDVSKSETGVDVVFRDLVEYSENLSVIISDVPADKALGDLGTPTDVGYRFMKEASQNSDRQPELIRAESRTDQGQTYYTLEYRVTLPGGQMRHDLATVAVKLGKLYTFNLSTRESRWPQVEKLFNAMVKSFKV; encoded by the coding sequence ATGCGCCAAAATCGATGGAAAAAGGCGATCGCCAGTTTGTTGATCGTGATCAGTTGTACGTTGGCCGCTTGTGGTGGCGTCGGCAGTCTGCAGGGCTATAGTAATGGCACCTATGGCTATCAATTTCTCTATCCCAATGGTTGGATTCCCGTTGATGTCAGCAAAAGCGAGACTGGTGTAGATGTCGTTTTTCGGGATTTGGTGGAGTATTCCGAAAATTTGAGTGTCATTATCAGTGATGTTCCCGCCGACAAAGCCTTAGGCGACCTGGGAACTCCCACTGACGTTGGCTATCGATTCATGAAAGAAGCAAGCCAAAATAGCGATCGCCAACCCGAACTGATCCGGGCCGAAAGTCGCACCGACCAGGGCCAGACCTACTATACTCTCGAATATCGCGTCACCCTCCCCGGAGGTCAAATGCGCCATGACCTCGCCACTGTTGCTGTAAAACTGGGTAAACTCTATACCTTCAATCTCTCGACCCGCGAAAGCCGTTGGCCCCAAGTCGAGAAACTCTTTAATGCGATGGTTAAATCCTTTAAGGTCTAA
- a CDS encoding glutamyl-tRNA reductase, which yields MNIVVVGLSHKTAPVEIREKLSIQEAKMDAAIAHLKSYPHVEEVTVISTCNRLEIYAVVQETEQGVREICQFLAETGQLQLNRLRRYLFTLLHQDAIRHLLRVAAGLESLVLGEGQILAQVKAAHKLGQQHKGLGRLLDRMFKRAITAGKRVRSETNIGTGAVSISSAAVELAQMKVKDLSDQKIAIIGAGKMSRLLVQHLVSKGAEDITIVNRSERGARDLAKKFPDVDLQLELLPEMLNVVEQADIVFTSTGATEPILDRAKLEDLDLHTLILIDISVPLNVAADVEEIAGVRLYNVDALKEVVAQNQASRRKMAEEAEALLEEEVENYIQWWQSLETVPTISSLRSKVESIREQELEKALSRLGAEFEEKHQEVIETLTRGIVNKILHDPMVQLRAQQDIEARRVCLQSLQMLFNLETEEAI from the coding sequence ATGAATATTGTTGTTGTTGGCCTGAGTCATAAAACAGCCCCCGTCGAAATCCGCGAAAAACTCAGTATTCAAGAAGCGAAAATGGACGCGGCGATCGCCCACCTCAAATCCTATCCACATGTGGAAGAAGTCACCGTCATCAGCACCTGTAATCGCCTCGAAATCTATGCTGTCGTGCAGGAAACAGAACAGGGCGTGCGGGAAATTTGCCAATTTCTTGCGGAAACCGGACAACTCCAACTCAATCGCCTGCGCCGCTATCTCTTCACCCTGCTGCACCAAGATGCCATCCGTCATCTATTGCGGGTTGCTGCGGGCCTAGAAAGTCTCGTCCTCGGAGAAGGCCAAATCCTCGCCCAGGTCAAAGCCGCCCACAAGCTTGGCCAACAACATAAAGGCTTGGGCCGTTTACTCGATCGGATGTTCAAACGAGCAATTACCGCTGGGAAACGCGTCCGCAGCGAAACCAATATTGGTACCGGGGCTGTCTCCATTAGTTCCGCCGCCGTGGAATTAGCCCAGATGAAGGTCAAGGATCTCTCTGATCAAAAAATCGCCATTATCGGTGCCGGAAAAATGTCGCGCCTGTTGGTGCAACACCTCGTTTCTAAAGGGGCCGAAGACATCACCATCGTTAACCGTTCTGAACGGGGGGCGCGGGATCTCGCGAAAAAATTTCCCGATGTAGATCTGCAATTGGAATTGTTGCCAGAGATGCTCAATGTCGTTGAACAAGCAGACATTGTCTTTACCAGTACCGGTGCAACAGAACCGATTCTCGACCGAGCAAAACTCGAAGATCTCGATCTCCACACCTTAATTTTGATCGATATTTCTGTGCCCCTCAACGTTGCCGCCGATGTGGAAGAAATCGCCGGCGTTCGTTTATATAATGTAGACGCTCTCAAGGAAGTGGTCGCCCAAAACCAAGCGTCTCGCCGCAAAATGGCCGAAGAAGCCGAGGCCCTCCTAGAAGAGGAAGTGGAGAACTACATCCAATGGTGGCAGTCCCTCGAAACCGTCCCGACCATTAGTTCCCTACGCAGCAAAGTCGAAAGCATTCGGGAGCAGGAACTTGAAAAAGCCCTTTCTCGCCTCGGGGCAGAATTTGAAGAGAAGCACCAGGAGGTTATTGAAACCTTGACCCGGGGGATCGTTAATAAAATTCTCCATGATCCGATGGTGCAACTACGTGCTCAACAGGATATCGAAGCCCGCCGCGTCTGCTTACAATCGCTGCAAATGCTGTTTAACCTCGAAACGGAAGAGGCCATTTAG